CGCCGCGGAAACCCTGACCCGCCTGCGCAACATGGGTGTGCCATCCTTCAACATCGCCACCTCCGTCAACCTGATCATTGCTCAGCGCCTGGCGCGCAAGCTGTGCAACAGCTGCAAGAAGGAAGTTAACGTGCCGCGTGAAACCCTGCTGGCCGAGGGCTTCCCTGAGGACAAGATCGGTACTTTCAAAATCTATGGCCCGGTAGGTTGCGATAACTGCAAAGGCGGTTACAAAGGCCGTGTCGGTATTTATGAAGTGGTTAAAAACACGCCGAACCTGCAGCGGATTATCATGGAGGAAGGCAACTCCATCGATATTGCCGCACAGATGCGTAAAGACGGCTTTAATGACCTACGCACCTCCGCTTTACTCAAGGCCATGCAAGGGGTTACCAGCCTTGAAGAAGTCAACCGCGTGACCAAGGATTAACCATGGCCGAAAAAGCTCTAAAAACCAGCATATTCACCTGGGAAGGCAAGAACAAAACCGGCTCCATCGTCAAAGGGGAAATCAGCGGGCAAAATCCCTCTCTGGTGAAAGCCCAGTTGCGCAAACAAGGTATCAACCCAACCAAGGTGCGCAAAAAATCCAGCCTTTCGCTGGGTGGTGGTAAGAAGATCAAACCCATGGATATCGCCCTGTTCACTCGACAGATGGCGACCATGATGAAAGCCGGGGTGCCGTTGCTACAATCCTTCGACATCATTGCCGAGGGTTTCGACAATCCCAATATGCGAAAAATGGTAGACGAGGTGAAGCAGGAAGTCGCCGCAGGTAATAGCTTTGCCACCTCGCTGCGCAAGAAACCCGAATACTTTGACGAACTGTACTGCAACTTGGTTGAATCCGGCGAGCAAGCGGGTGCCTTGGAGAATCTGCTAGACCGGATTGCCACCTATAAAGAAAAGACTGAGGCACTGAAGGCCAAAATCAAAAAAGCCATGAATTATCCAATTGCGGTTGTAGTAGTTGCGGTTATCGTAACTGCCATCCTGCTAATCAAAGTAGTGCCTCAGTTTGAGCAAGTATTCGCAAACTTTGGCGCAGAATTACCTGCATTCACTCAAATGGTAATTGGAATATCTCAGTCGCTTCAACAGTGGTGGCTGGTATTTCTTATTGCGATATTCATAGCTGCCTTTTCCTTCAAAGAGGCGATGAAACGGTCGCAGAAATTACGGGACTCGGTAGACCGCGGAGTACTTAAACTCCCTATCGTCGGCGATATTCTCTACAAATCTGCAGTGGCACGCTTTGCTCGCACGCTATCTACCACCTTCGCTGCTGGCGTACCATTGGTAGATGCACTGGACTCGGTTTCCGGTGCCACCGGCAACGTGGTTTTCAAAAACGCCACCAATAAGATTAAGTCTGACGTTTCTACAGGCATGCAACTCAATTTCTCCATGCGTACTACCGGCACTTTCCCTAGCATGGCCATTCAGATGACAGCAATTGGTGAAGAGTCCGGCTCTCTGGATGAAATGCTCGACAAGGTTGCCTCTTTCTATGAAGCCGAAGTAGACAATATGGTCGATGGTTTGACTAGCCTGATGGAGCCTATAATCATGTCCGTATTGGGCGTACTGGTTGGCGGCTTGATCATTGCCATGTACCTGCCGATCTTCCAACTGGGCTCCGTGGTCTAAATGCTCGTGGTCGAATTTCTGGCCAGCCACACGCTGGCCTTTGTTTTGTGCGCCCTGTTATTAGGCTTACTTGTAGGCAGTTTCCTTAACGTTGTCATCTATCGCCTGCCTCTGATGCTCCAGCGCGACTGGCAAAGCCAGGCCCGTGAAGTACTGGAATTGCCACCAGCCCCCACCCAACAAACTTTCAACTTAGTCCTACCCAACTCCTCATGCCCTCGCTGCGGCCATGAGATTCGCCCCTGGGAGAACATCCCGGTTATCAGCTACCTGTTCCTGCGCGGCAAGTGCTCAAGCTGTAAAACGCCGATCAGCAAGCGCTACCCCATGGTAGAAGTGGCCTGCGGCGTGATTTCCGGCTACGTCGCCTGGCATTTCGGCTTTACCTGGCAGGCGGGTGCGATGTTGTTGCTGGCCTGGGGGCTGCTGGCGATGAGTCTGATCGATGCCGACCACCAGATCCTGCCGGATGTGCTGGTGCTGCCGCTGCTATGGCTGGGCTTGATCGTCAACTACTACGGATTGTTCACCAGCCTGGAAGATGCTCTGTGGGGGGCGATTGCCGGTTATCTGAGTCTGTGGTCGGTGTACTGGCTGTTCAAGCTAATCACCGGCAAGGAAGGCATGGGTTACGGTGACTTCAAGCTGCTGGCCATGCTTGGAGCCTGGGGCGGCTGGCAGATACTGCCGCTGACCATTCTGCTGTCGTCGCTGGTCGGCGCGGTACTCGGTGTGATCCTGCTGCGCCTGCGCGGCAGCGATTCCAGTACGCCAATTCCCTTCGGCCCGTATCTGGCGATTGCCGGATGGATCGCATTGCTCTGGGGCGATGTGATTACCGGCAGTTATCTGAAATTCGCCGGTTTTTAAGCCTTCCCCTCAAAACCGCGTCGCCCCCCACGAAAGCAGCAGCCCGGAACGTTTGGGCATGCTGCCTTTTGCGAGAATGGCAACCAGCAAGCAGCACACCGGTTCGCATCACATCCCAATCCCCCCTACAATCGCGGCCTTGAGCAATAACGAGGCTGCTTTGGCGTCATGAAACCCTGGATACTCGGCCTGACCGGCGGCATTGGCAGCGGCAAGAGCGCTGTCGCGCAAGGTTTTATCGAGCGCGGCGTACATGTGGTCGACGCTGATCACGCGGCACGCTGGGTAGTAGAGCCGGGCCGGCCGGCGCTGGCGAAGATCGTCGATCACTTCGGTGAGGGCGTGCTGCAAGGCAATGGCGAACTGGACCGCGCCGCCCTGCGCAAGCTGATATTTGCCGACCCCGAGCAGCGCCGCTGGCTGGAAGGCCTGCTGCACCCGCTGATCGGCCAGGAGATCGTTCAGGTGCTGGCACGGGCCGAATCGCCTTATGCCATTCTGGTTTCACCCCTGCTGGTCGAGTCCGGCCAGCGGCAGATGACTCAGCGCGTGCTGGTGGTCGATACCCCCGCCGAGCTGCAGATCCAACGCACCATTGCGCGCGATCAGAGCTCGGAAGAGCAGGTTCGCGCCATCATGCAGGCACAGGCCAGCCGCGAAGAACGCTTGCGCCATGCCCACGACGTACTGGTCAATGATCGGGACATGGCCTGGCTGGACGCGGAGGTCGAACGCCTGCACAACTTCTATCTGACGCTGCGCGGAGGCCAGCCATGACCACGACCGTTCAATGCCCCACCTGTGGCGCGCCAGTCGAGTGGAAACCCGAGAATACCTATCGCCCGTTCTGCTGCGAGCGGTGCAAGCTGATCGATCTGGGCGCCTGGGCTGCCGAAGAGCACGCGATCCCCGGCAACGATCTGGAAGACGAATTGTTTAGCGGCGACCTGCCGACGCGACCGCATTGATGCCAGACGAGCCGGCACATGCCCTTTCCCCTACCCTCAGGGACGCATAAAGCAGTAGTCGCGATCATCGTCGAGGTTGTCAGCGAGAAACTGCAGTTCGTGGGCCAGTTCCCGGGCATCACGCACCGCCTTGTTCTGCTGAACGACCTCAGCCAGTAGCGCGCGCACCATCATCACGCGCTCATGGCCATGACGTTCCCCGTCATGCAAATCGTCCTGAAGAACCTTTCTGGCCCAGCTGTGAATGCTCATGTCGAAGCCTCGGAAGAGTTTTTCACAGCATGGCGGCTGATCTGCTCCAGACTTTGACCGGAATCAATCCCGGCAGCAGCATTCAATCGGTCAATACACCGCCATTCATTCGCCGCGACCATTCTCCTTCCAGGGTGCCTGGAGGTAACGGCTACGATTGAAGGTTTCCAGCCAGTCCGGGTAGAAGACCACCAGCGCAGTGACAACGGTGCCGTTGATAAAAGCCTCGGGGAATGCCACGAGCCACAGGTAGCCGGCAAAGTCGTCCAGCCAGGGCGGCATGGGAAACAGCCCGTCCATCCACAACAGGGCAAGGCCACCGAGCAGCGTCATCAGCGTCGCCAGCGCGGCCGGGAAGAAACCACAGAAAAAGATGTAGACGAACAGGTTGCGCGGCTGTGCGCGCTCCACACGCAGCGCGCACAGCTCGGTGATCAGCACCGGGATCAGCACCAGAAGCACACCATTGATGCCGAGCGAGGCCAGGTCCATACGCCCCATGGCCAGCAGCCCAAGCTGCGCCGCCAGGCCGGCAAGGACGGCAAGGGGCCAGTCGAGCAACAGCGTCACGGCAGTCATGCCGATAAAGTGATAGGACAGCCCGGAGTCGAAATCGCGGCGCACCAGCCAAAGCAGAAACAACGCGAGCATGGTGCCGAACAGCAGATGCTGGCGACGCAGGTCGCTGAACAGCTCGACCCAGGGCGCACGCACAACCGCCCAGAGCAATGCCAGGCCGTAGATCAGCCAGCCGCCCAGCAGAGTGGAGAATGCCAGTAGATTGGAAGCGATCACGCGTACACCCTCTCCTCTTTCATCGCCATGCCGGGCAGTCTACACCGGCACCTTTCGCAAATCCGACAACGGGTCCCCGGAAAAAATGTCCACGAGTCGCCCGAACAGCGCACGCCCCCCCGCACAGTAGCCACAAGCCTCTGCAGTGAGCCCTGATCAGCAGTGGCGGGCAACTCAGCGCTACGGCTAAGCTGTGGATATGGACGACTCCGATTATTTACGCCTTTTGACGTACCAGGCCGAACAAGCCAACGCCTTCCTCTCCAATGCGCGGAAATGGGAGCGCGAGCGTTGGGTCTGCCAGCGTCTGCTGCAGGCGCTGAACGTACGTCACAATCAAGACGACTTCACTCCCAGCGGCCAGGAACCGCCGGACGTACTGTTTCGCGACGCCAGCTTCGAGGTATTTTTCGTGCTCGACGAGGGGCGACGCCTCAACGATGAGTGGCGCGCCGAGCTTGAGCGCCGCCGCAGTGCCTTCTCGCTGAGTCAGCTGGTGCGCCGCGAGGCACGTCCCAAGCGTATCCCGGCCGGCGAGATGCAGGCGCGCCTGGCGCCGACCCTGCGCAAGAAGGCGCACAACTACCGCGAACGGGGCATTGATCTGTGCGAACTCGACCTGGTCGCCTTCGTCAGCCTCAAACGCGCCGTACTCGACTGCAACAGCCATTTCCCGCCACCAACCGAATATCTGCGCCAGGGCTGGCGTTCGCTGTCGCTGGTCGGCCCGCGCTTCGCTCGCGTGCTGTTCGCGCATCCGGATGCACCGGATTTTCTGCGGCACAACCTCGGCCGCACCCTGCTGTTCGACATCGGAATCGGGCTGTGAGCCCACTACAGCAATTACTGGCCGAGGTACCCCAGATCGGCCAGGTACGCTGGATAGGCGTTCGCCCCAAGGCGCGCGAGGCGATGCTCGAAGTCGAAGCCGTGGAAGCCCGGCGCGAAGCCGGACTGACCGGTGATCACAGCCGTCCTGGGCCACGTAACGCGCGACAGGTCACGCTGATTCAGTGGGAGCATCTGGCGGTCATCGCCGCCTTGCTCGGCCGCGATGCGCCCGTGCACCCGAGCGAGCTACGGCGCAATATCGCGGTTGCCGGGATCAACCTGTTCAGCCTCAAGGGCAGGCGCTTTCGCATCGGTCAGGCGCTACTGGAAACCACCGGCTGGTGCCAGCCCTGCGCCCGTCTTGAAGAGCGTCTTGGCCGTGGAACCTTCCAGGCCATGCGTGGCCACGGCGGCATCACCGCCCGCGTCATAGAAGGCGGCATCATCCGTCTTGACGATACCCTGAGCGTGGAAGGTATCAGCCCAGTATCTGACCCGCAGGACAACGATGCTCGCCAAGGCTGGCGGGCACGCCTAGAATAGCCACATTCAAGCAGAGGCCCGCCCATGACCAGCCGCCTGAGCCCCGAAGACCAGCAGAAAGTCGACCAGTACCTGAGCGCACCGCAGCATCAGGTGGAGCGTCAGCCGTTTCGTGTCTGGCTCCTGCTCACCGTGGTGCTGGTCGTCGTTATCGGCCTGGGCCTGCTGAGCCGTCTTCTGAGTCGACTGGTGCTATGAGCTGCTTCGCGCTCGCCCTCTCGCACTCACACCGTCTTTTTCAAAGCCTTGTGAGTATTTTCCATGTCCCATCGCATCGTGATTGTCGGCGGCGGCGCCGGCGGTTTGGAGTTGGCCACCCGTCTGGGTAGAAAACTGGGCAAAAGTGGCGCAGCACGGATCATCTTGGTCGACGCCAACCTCACCCATATCTGGAAACCCCTGCTGCACGAAGTGGCCGCCGGCTCGCTGAACTCCTCGGAAGACGAGCTCAACTACGTGGCCCAGGCCAAGTGGAATCATTTCGAGTTTCAGCTCGGGCGCATGTCTGGCCTCGACCGTGCAGGCAAGAGCATCACCCTGGCACCGACGCTCGATGACGACGGCCAGGTGCTGATGCCTGAACGCCGCATCGCCTACGACAGCCTGGTGCTTGCCGTTGGCAGCACCACCAATGATTTCGGCACGCCTGGCGCAGCGGAACACTGCATCTTCCTCGATACGCGGGGGCAGGCCGAGCGCTTTCACCGGCGCCTGCTCAGCCATTATCTGCGCGCACACGCCAGCGAGAACGGAGACGCTTCGAAGATCGACATCGCCATCGTTGGCGCTGGCGCCACCGGGGTCGAACTGGCCGCCGAACTGCATCACGCCGCCAAGCAGCTGGTCGCCTACGGCCTCGACCGCATTCGCCCCGAAGACATGCGCATCACCCTGATCGAAGCCGGGCCGCGTGTGCTGCCTGCCCTGCCCGAGCGCATCGCGCGACCGGTGCACCAGACCCTGGAAAAACTCGGTGTCACGGTACTGACCGGTGCGGCCGTCAGCGAAGTAACCGCCGAAGGCCTGAAGACTGCCGACGGCAACTTCATTCCGGCAAGTCTGAAAGTCTGGGCAGCCGGCATCCGCGCCCCCAGTTTTCTCAAGGAACTCGACGGTCTGGAAAGCAATCGCATCAACCAGCTGCTAGTACGCCCGACACTGCAAACCACACTGGACGATGACATATTCGCCTTCGGCGACTGCGCGGCCTGTCCGCAACCGGGCACCGAGGGCCGCAACGTACCACCGCGTGCCCAGGCGGCGCATCAGCAGGCATCGCTGCTGGCCAAGTCGCTGCGCCTGAAGATCAGCGGCCAGGCCCTGCCGGAATATCGCTATCGCGACTACGGCTCGCTGATCTCGCTGTCGAGTTTCTCCGCAGTCGGCAACCTGATGGGCAATCTGACCGGCAGCGTGATGCTCGAAGGCTGGCTGGCGCGGGTGTTCTACATATCGCTCTACCGCATGCACCAGATGGCACTGTATGGCGTGCCGCGCACCCTGTTGCTGATGCTCAGCGACCGCATCGGGCGCAGCACCGAGCCGCGTCTCAAGCTGCATTAATAGCGGCCGCCATGCGGCTTTCTGATGACCCTCTCCCATAAGGGAGACGACTGCATGGATGCAGGAGCCAAAGCCGAGGGCACCCGAAGGGCGGGAGAGGGTGCGGCAGGCGACTCTGCAGCCAATTGGCCCTCTCCCCAGCCCTCTCTCGCAAGCGGGAGAGGGCAAGCACATAGCCTGGACACCGGAATGCAAAAACGAAAAAGCCCGCACTAGCAGACTGTGTGAAAACGTTCTGAACTGAACCGGTTCAATACAAACGCCTCGATTGATTCGGGGCGTTTGTGTTTTTACTGGTGCAATGATGCAAAGTGCAGCGCTCAGGTCAGCAGCTCGATCATGCGGCGTGCCCCGAGTACCGAAATAGCACGTTTGAGGTTGTAGGCTTGCACGGCCATCGCCATCTCTGCTCTCACCCCGCTGAAATGGCGCACTAGAAAACGACCGTTGCCCAGAATCCATTGTTTGAGATTGCCAAAAGGGTGCTCGACGATTGCTCGTCGCCGTCCCATCATCTCAGGGTGAGTTTCGAGTCGTTTCTCCATCCGCGCGAACGCCTCTTCGTTGGGATGGCGGCTGATATGACGCCGTTGGGCCTGTGTGCACTTGGCTTTTAATGGGCAGTTCCCGCAGTCCTTGGCACGGGCTGCGTAAAGGCGAGTGCCACGATTTAGCTGTTTGAGTGATAGGGTCTTGCCCGCAGGACATTGGAAGCTGTCGGTCGCAGGATCGTAAGTGAAGTCCTGACGCGCAAACAGTGTGCCGCCGCCCTGGTTGTTGGGCGCGCGATTCACGGGGACGAAAGCCGTAATGCCCGCTTCTTCGCAGGCCTGAAACTGCGCCCCGTTGGAATAACCTGCATCAGCCGTGACGGTCAGCTCAGACTGCTGCAGAACCGCCTGAGTCGCTTTGGCCATCGGCTCCAACTGCTGATTGTCGGTGCAGTCACTGGTCACTTCGTGATGCACGATCAGGCCATGCTCGGCATCGACAGCGCTCTGCACGTTGTAGGCCACGCAAGGGCTCTTGCCTGAGCAGCGCATCTTCTTGGCATCCGCTTCGCCTTCGACGAACTGTTCCAGGCCCTGCGCCTCCATCAGCGCTTTTACGGTCAAGTTATCGGCATGGCGATCCTGTAGCTGGCGTAGCGCCTGTTTCACCGCTGCCCGGTCAATCGTCTCTTGCGCGTCTTGTGCATCACCCTCATCAAGCTGGGCCAGGTACTGGGCAATGTGTTTTTCCAGCTTCGCTTGTTGACGCTTGAGCTTCTCCACGCTCAGGTGCTTGCGCAGCGAAGCTACCGCTTGGAACTTGCTGCCATCGATGGCCACCAGCTCCCCACTGATCAAGCTCGCCTGGCGACAGAACTGGACGAAAGCCTTGCAAGTCGCCTGAAAGGCCATGCTGTTGTCTTTGCGAAAATCCGCGATGGTCTTGAAATCCGGCGCCAGACGACCCAGCAACCACATCACCTCGATATTGCGCTGGCACTCCGCCTCCAATCGACGAGAGGAGCGAATGCGCTGGAAGTAGCCATATAGGTATAGCTTGAGCAAATCAGCTGGATCGTAGCCAGGGCGCCCAGTCTTGAGCGGCTCAGCCTTGCTGAACCCCAGTACCTTCAGATCCAGACGAGCCACATAGGCCTCGATCACCCGTACCAGGTGATCCTCCGGCACCAGCTCCTCCAATGTGGGAGGAAACAGGCTGCTTTGCTGACGACCTTCGCCCTGGATGTAGCCCATAAACGACAATGCCCCCATCGACTGATGGAGGCATTGTCTTCAGCTTGCTCTCAGACTGCTAGGTTTTCACACAGTCTGACTAGGCGGGCTTCTTCGTTATGGTGGTGGGTCGTGTAGGATTCGAACCTACGACCAATTGGTTAAAAGCCAACTGCTCTACCAACTGAGCTAACGACCCAAATATGGTCGGGGTAGGGGGATTCGAACTCCCGACATCTTGCTCCCAAAGCAAGCGCGCTACCGGACTGCGCTATACCCCGTTAGGAAGTTGGCTCCGCGACCTGGACTCGAACCAGGGACCCAATGATTAACAGTCATTTGCTCTACCGACTGAGCTATCGCGGAACTTCGGTCTTCCATCTCTGCTGCGTTTCGGCTTTTGCTTTACCGCTTCAGAGGCGCGCCATTTTACGTAGCAAAAATTCCCTGTCAACCCCTGCAAACTGCTTTTGCGACAATGCTTTGCGGAAGGGGCATGGGCTACTATATCTTTCATTGACAGCGGCAGCGTGCAGGATGCATCAGCCGACGACGCCAGCCAGGACAGTCCATGAGCAACCAGGACAAGCCCCCCGTTAATCCCAAGGTGGTCAGCCTCGCCAGCCGCGGCATCCAGCCGCGCTTCAGCGATTTGGTGCAAGCCTGCCGCAAGCTGGTGATGAACCGACTGGCGGAGCATCTCAACGGTGTATTCGGCCAGGTCGACGACACCCTGTTCGAGTGCGCGGAAAAAGCCGAGAACAATAAGGTACAGACCCTGTTCTTCGACAGCATGCGTGAAGTTCGCCGTCAGCGTCCGCAGATCGAACGCAGCTATCACCAGAAGATCGCCAGCAACTTCTCCGACTTCCTCGATGGCAAGCTGCAGGATGCGACTGCCGTCCAGGTGGATCCCGAACAATTGTCGCTGGTGCAGAACGAGGATTACGAGGAGACCCTGCAGGTCACCAACATGGTCAGCCGGGTCAAGGCGCGCTGCACTGAGCCGCTGTTCGCCCTGGACCAGCGGCTGGCCCTGCTCAACAACGGCCAGAAGCTCGGCGAGGACAGCAATCCCTTCGGCCCACAGGCCATCGCCCAGGCATTTCGCGACGCGCTGGCGCCCTGCCCCTTCCCGCTGCAGATCAAGACCATTCTCTACATGCTCTTCGACCGGCATGTCATGCAGAGCCTCGATTCGCTCTACGGCGCGCTCAACCAGCGCCTGATCGATGCCGGCGTACTGCCCAACCTCAAATACAGCGCGCAGATCAATCCGGGCGTCAGCCGCCCCGCGCCTACAAAACAGGACGCCCCGGCAAACCGGCAACAGCCGACGGGCAGATCCGGCAGCGCGCCGTCCAGCAGAGAACCGGCGCTGCTCGATCTGGATCTCAGTGCACCGCCGCCGAGTGACCCGAGCGCGCTGTTCAGCGGCCTGTCCAGCCTGCTCGACGAGCATCGCCATAGCCACCCGGATGCCCCACTGCTGGGCGGCACACGCAGCATCGTCAGTTTCGCTCCACGCGAAGCCAGCCGTACCTACAGCGCCAGCGAGCTGCTCGCCGCGCTCAACCGCATGCAGCAGCAGTCGGCCCACGAACTGGCACAGCGCCTGCACAAGCCGCAGGCAGTCGAGGGTCTCAAGGCCGACCTGCAACAACAGCTCGAGTCGCACAGCAGCCTGCCGGGCGACAGCAAGGTGTCCGATCAGGAAGCCGACGTGATCGACCTGGTGGGCATGCTGTTCGACTTCATCCTCGATGACGAGAATCTGCCGGACGCCTGCAAGACCGCACTTTCGCATCTGCACACGCCCTATCTGAAAATCGCCCTGCTGGACAAGGCGCTGTTCACCCAGCACCACCACCCGGCCAGACGCCTGCTCAACACCATGGCCCAGGCCGGAGTGCTCTATGGCAGCGAAGGCGACGAACGTGGCCTGCTGGCCAAGATGCAGTGGGTGGTGGAACGGGTGATCCACGGTTTCAGCGGCGACCTGGGGTTGCTGGACAGCCTGAACGAGGAGTTCAACGAGTACGTCGACACCCTCCGCCACAAGGTCGAGCTGCGCGAACGCCGCGCGGTCGAGGCCGCCAAGGGCCGTGACCGCCTGCTCGGCGCTCGCGAGCAGGCGCAGGAGGTGATTCGGCACTGCGTGGACCAGCGCGACCTGCCGGTGATCATCCGTAACTTCCTCGAACTGACCTGGGCCGATGTCCTGGTCTTCGTGCTGCTGCGCCATGGCGAGCAAAGCGCAGAGTGGCAGCGTGCCTGCGAGGTGGCCGAACAACTGGGCTGGAGCGGCACCCCGCTCGGTGACACCGACAAGCAGCGCCTGCAGGACATACGCGTGCCCATGCTGAGCGATCTGCGCAAGGGCCTGGAACTGCTCGGTGGCTACCACGAAGACGGCATCCGTCGTCTGCTTCAGGACCTGGTAGCCTGCCAGCACGCGGTGCAGGCCAAGCAGCCGCAACTGGCGGCGCAGCTCAAGCCGAACCTGCCGGAAAGCCCGCTGGGCGCCATGCTCGGTGAGGATGCCGACTTGGCCCGGCAGGCGCCGTCACGCAACAAGCTCTCTGCCCGTGCACAGGCCCTGGCCAAGGAGCTGGCCAACGTAGAGTTCGGCACCTGGTTCGAGTTCGTCGAAGGCGACAAGAGCCGCGTGCTCAAGCTTTCCTGGTTCAGCCCGACCACGCATAACTACATGTTCGTCGACAACAGCGGTCAGCGCGTGGCGATCAAGCCGCTGACCCTGCTGGCCAGCGAAATGGAAAAGGGTCTGGCCCGTATCGTCACTCCAGAACGCGCGACCCCGCTGATGGATCGCGCACTGACCGCCATTTACCGTGTGCTGCAGCGTTTCACCGGACGCACAGCCGAACCCCGCTGAGGAATATCCATGGAAGAGCGTCGCCAACACAGCCGCCATGGCACTGATATGCAGCTGGAGGTCTTCGACCTGAACAGCGGCCAGCGCCTTGGCCGTATCGTCGACCTGTCGGCCGATGGCTTCATGCTGTTCAGCGATACGCCACATGCGGCCGATGCCGTACTGCAATGCCGTCTGGTCTGCACCTCGGAAAACGACGAGATTCAGGAAGTACGCCTGGGCGCCGACTGCCTGTGGAGCCGTCCCGGGGCCGATGGCCAGCACTGCTGGGCCGGATTTCATATCATCGACCTGGCCGAGGACCAGGCCAGGGCACTGGAAGCGCTGCTGGCCCGTTTGTAGCAGCACCGGCCACATAAAAAACGGAGCCTGAAGGCTCCGTTTTTTATCCGCCACGCTTACTGCGCGAGCTTCTTGTAGCGCACCCGGTGCGGCTGGGTGGCCGCTTCGCCAAGGCGCTTCTTGCGATCGGCCTCGAACTCGGTGTAGTTGCCCTCAAAGAAAGTCACCTTGCCATCATCCTCATAGGAAAGAATGTGCGTGGCGATGCGGTCGAGGAACCAGCGATCGTGGGAGATCACGATGGCCGAGCCGGGGAAGTCCAGCAGCGCCTCTTCCAGCGCACGCAGGGTTTCCACGTCGAGGTCGTTGGACGGTTCGTCGAGCAGCAGCACGTTGCCGCCCTGTTTCAGGGTCAGCGCCATGTGCAGACGACCGCGCTCACCACCGGAAAGATCCTTGACGAACTTCTGCTGGTCGGCGCCCTTGAAGTTGAAACGACCGACGTAGCCACGCGACGGCACCTCATAGTTGCCGACCTTGATCATGTCGAAACCATCGGAGATCTGCTCCCACACGGTCTTGCTGCCGTCGAGCAT
The sequence above is drawn from the Pseudomonas sp. Z8(2022) genome and encodes:
- a CDS encoding PilZ domain-containing protein, with the translated sequence MEERRQHSRHGTDMQLEVFDLNSGQRLGRIVDLSADGFMLFSDTPHAADAVLQCRLVCTSENDEIQEVRLGADCLWSRPGADGQHCWAGFHIIDLAEDQARALEALLARL
- a CDS encoding IS1182 family transposase; translation: MGYIQGEGRQQSSLFPPTLEELVPEDHLVRVIEAYVARLDLKVLGFSKAEPLKTGRPGYDPADLLKLYLYGYFQRIRSSRRLEAECQRNIEVMWLLGRLAPDFKTIADFRKDNSMAFQATCKAFVQFCRQASLISGELVAIDGSKFQAVASLRKHLSVEKLKRQQAKLEKHIAQYLAQLDEGDAQDAQETIDRAAVKQALRQLQDRHADNLTVKALMEAQGLEQFVEGEADAKKMRCSGKSPCVAYNVQSAVDAEHGLIVHHEVTSDCTDNQQLEPMAKATQAVLQQSELTVTADAGYSNGAQFQACEEAGITAFVPVNRAPNNQGGGTLFARQDFTYDPATDSFQCPAGKTLSLKQLNRGTRLYAARAKDCGNCPLKAKCTQAQRRHISRHPNEEAFARMEKRLETHPEMMGRRRAIVEHPFGNLKQWILGNGRFLVRHFSGVRAEMAMAVQAYNLKRAISVLGARRMIELLT
- a CDS encoding DUF1631 domain-containing protein — its product is MSNQDKPPVNPKVVSLASRGIQPRFSDLVQACRKLVMNRLAEHLNGVFGQVDDTLFECAEKAENNKVQTLFFDSMREVRRQRPQIERSYHQKIASNFSDFLDGKLQDATAVQVDPEQLSLVQNEDYEETLQVTNMVSRVKARCTEPLFALDQRLALLNNGQKLGEDSNPFGPQAIAQAFRDALAPCPFPLQIKTILYMLFDRHVMQSLDSLYGALNQRLIDAGVLPNLKYSAQINPGVSRPAPTKQDAPANRQQPTGRSGSAPSSREPALLDLDLSAPPPSDPSALFSGLSSLLDEHRHSHPDAPLLGGTRSIVSFAPREASRTYSASELLAALNRMQQQSAHELAQRLHKPQAVEGLKADLQQQLESHSSLPGDSKVSDQEADVIDLVGMLFDFILDDENLPDACKTALSHLHTPYLKIALLDKALFTQHHHPARRLLNTMAQAGVLYGSEGDERGLLAKMQWVVERVIHGFSGDLGLLDSLNEEFNEYVDTLRHKVELRERRAVEAAKGRDRLLGAREQAQEVIRHCVDQRDLPVIIRNFLELTWADVLVFVLLRHGEQSAEWQRACEVAEQLGWSGTPLGDTDKQRLQDIRVPMLSDLRKGLELLGGYHEDGIRRLLQDLVACQHAVQAKQPQLAAQLKPNLPESPLGAMLGEDADLARQAPSRNKLSARAQALAKELANVEFGTWFEFVEGDKSRVLKLSWFSPTTHNYMFVDNSGQRVAIKPLTLLASEMEKGLARIVTPERATPLMDRALTAIYRVLQRFTGRTAEPR